The following proteins come from a genomic window of Megalops cyprinoides isolate fMegCyp1 chromosome 6, fMegCyp1.pri, whole genome shotgun sequence:
- the LOC118779606 gene encoding neurexophilin-2: MRVFRWTFVILSQWILRKVQGLEKQVAKSLDYLDLVPAGTVMKTLPYDIGGVGPGGGVGATGGVKPPYQTSRIFSTMDNTPLKSKPPSYSFLNPYEWARNQSLLLDQTGYRSKRKPSLKTALKTKKIFGWGDFYFNIKTIKFSLLVTGKIVDHVNGTFTVYFRHNSSSLGNVSVSIVPPSKVVEFEVLQQQQLHPGIQLQQTHQSTIDPKEIKTFNCRVEYEKTNREKKPKPCLYNPSQTCFSEHTHSHAAWLCAKPFKVICIFISFLSIDYKLVQKVCPDYNFQNEHPYFG, from the exons ATGAGGGTGTTCCGCTGGACCTTCGTGATCCTCAGCCAGTGGATTCTGCGTAAG GTCCAAGGGCTGGAAAAGCAAGTGGCGAAGTCTCTGGACTACCTTGACCTAGTGCCAGCTGGCACTGTGATGAAGACCCTTCCCTATGACATAGGGGGGGTGGGGCCTGGAGGAGGGGTTGGGGCAACAGGGGGAGTCAAACCACCCTACCAAACCTCGCGAATATTCTCCACCATGGACAACACCCCCTTGAAGTCAAAACCCCCCAGCTACAGCTTTCTGAACCCATATGAATGGGCCCGGAACCAGTCTCTCCTTCTGGACCAGACAGGGTACCGCTCCAAGCGTAAGCCTTCACTGAAGACCGCTCTGAAAACCAAGAAGATCTTTGGCTGGGGGGACTTCTACTTCAACATCAAGACCATAAAGTTCAGTCTGCTGGTGACAGGCAAGATTGTAGACCACGTCAACGGCACCTTCACTGTCTACTTCCGCCACAACTCATCCAGCCTGGGCAATGTATCCGTCAGCATTGTCCCGCCCTCCAAAGTAGTGGAGTTTGAggtgctccagcagcagcagcttcaccCAGGGATCCAGCTCCAGCAGACACACCAATCCACCATCGACCCCAAGGAGATTAAGACCTTCAACTGCCGAGTGGAGTACGAGAAGACCAACCGGGAGAAGAAGCCGAAGCCCTGCCTCTACAACCCCTCACAGACGTGCTTCTCTGAGCATACGCACTCCCACGCCGCCTGGCTGTGTGCCAAGCCCTTCAAGGTCATCTGTATCTTCATCTCTTTCTTAAGCATTGATTACAAGCTGGTGCAGAAGGTTTGTCCGGACTACAACTTCCAGAACGAACACCCCTACTTTGGATAA